From the genome of Saccopteryx bilineata isolate mSacBil1 chromosome 6, mSacBil1_pri_phased_curated, whole genome shotgun sequence, one region includes:
- the LOC136308451 gene encoding proline-rich protein 2-like: MFCLRGFPSEPEPRSSSEPEPRLPSEPEPRSPIGAGTEAPSEPEPRPPSEPEPGPPPEPEPGPPPEPEPRFPPEPEPRPPLWARTEVPRRSRNRGPRQSRNRGPPSEPEPGPPIRAGTGAPSEPELRSLLWARTEVPALGQNRGPRQSRNRGPRRSRNRGSHQSRNRGPHSGPEPRPPSELEPRSPVGAGTEAPVGAGTEAPAGAGTEAPAGAGTEAPVRARTEAPVRARTEVPTLGQNRGPRQSQN, translated from the coding sequence ATGTTCTGCCTGAGGGGCTTCCCGTCAGAGCCAGAACCGAGGTCCTCGTCAGAGCCAGAACCGAGGCTCCCGTCAGAGCCAGAACCGAGGTCCCCCATTGGAGCCGGAACCGAGGCCCCGTCAGAGCCAGAACCGAGGCCCCCGTCGGAGCCGGAACCGGGGCCCCCGCCGGAGCCGGAACCGGGGCCCCCGCCGGAGCCGGAACCGAGGTTCCCGCCGGAGCCGGAACCAAGGCCCCCACTCTGGGCCAGAACCGAGGTCCCCCGTCGGAGCCGGAACCGAGGACCCCGTCAGAGCCGGAACCGAGGCCCCCCATCGGAGCCGGAACCGGGGCCCCCCATCAGAGCCGGAACCGGGGCCCCGTCAGAGCCAGAACTGAGGTCCCTGCTCTGGGCCAGAACCGAGGTCCCTGCTCTGGGCCAGAACCGAGGCCCCCGTCAGAGCCGGAACCGAGGCCCCCGCCGGAGCCGGAACCGAGGTTCCCATCAGAGCCGGAACCGAGGCCCCCACTCTGGGCCAGAACCGAGGCCCCCGTCAGAGCTGGAACCGAGGTCCCCCGTTGGAGCCGGCACCGAGGCCCCAGTCGGAGCCGGAACCGAGGCCCCCGCCGGAGCCGGAACCGAGGCCCCCGCCGGAGCCGGAACCGAGGCCCCCGTCAGAGCCAGAACCGAGGCCCCCGTCAGAGCCAGAACTGAGGTCCCCACTCTGGGCCAGAACCGAGGCCCCCGTCAGAGCCAGAACTGA